From a region of the Candidatus Acidiferrales bacterium genome:
- a CDS encoding glycosyltransferase gives MKPKLSLCMIVKNEEELLPICLESAKKIVNEIIIADTGSTDYTKNVANKFGARIIERAWRNDFSDARNVSLENASGDWILVLDADEELVKDTQERIPAMIESSDADAFEMIVKSKMPESDIVEFDEIKLVRLFRNRKEFRYSLPIHEQIRPSIESAGGKIADSNLTILHHGYARKVVQGTEKRSERNLRILREALLKYPKDPYLNYQVGATLMNNGDREEAYEELKKVLDTDYSRLPKPVLDKLFMKLSQLALEMNDNGSAIRFAKKSLEHNPSNMISRYVLAVAYLSSNRIEDGYTILIGIQKDGDKNIRLGNQLEQLINACRKVLGV, from the coding sequence ATGAAGCCAAAACTTTCACTTTGCATGATCGTGAAAAATGAAGAGGAGCTTCTCCCCATTTGTCTCGAAAGCGCAAAGAAGATAGTGAATGAAATCATCATCGCGGACACCGGCTCGACAGATTACACGAAGAATGTGGCAAATAAGTTCGGCGCGAGAATCATCGAGCGCGCGTGGAGAAATGATTTTTCAGATGCAAGAAATGTCTCTCTGGAGAATGCCTCCGGCGATTGGATACTCGTACTTGATGCAGACGAGGAGCTTGTCAAAGATACGCAAGAGCGAATTCCGGCAATGATCGAATCTTCCGATGCAGATGCGTTCGAGATGATAGTGAAAAGTAAGATGCCCGAGAGCGACATCGTCGAATTCGACGAGATAAAGCTGGTGCGTTTGTTCAGAAATAGGAAGGAATTTCGTTATTCGCTTCCGATTCATGAGCAGATCAGGCCTTCGATTGAGAGTGCCGGAGGCAAAATTGCCGATTCCAATCTTACGATTTTACATCATGGATACGCGAGAAAGGTCGTGCAGGGGACAGAAAAAAGAAGCGAACGGAATCTCAGAATCCTCCGTGAAGCGTTATTAAAATATCCGAAGGATCCGTACTTGAATTATCAAGTGGGGGCTACCTTAATGAACAACGGGGATCGTGAGGAGGCGTATGAAGAGTTGAAGAAAGTTCTGGACACCGATTACTCACGCTTGCCGAAGCCGGTGTTGGATAAATTGTTTATGAAGCTTTCCCAGCTTGCACTTGAAATGAACGACAACGGCTCGGCGATCCGTTTTGCGAAGAAAAGTTTGGAGCACAATCCGTCGAACATGATTTCGAGGTACGTTCTTGCAGTCGCATACTTATCATCTAATAGGATAGAAGATGGTTACACGATTCTCATTGGCATCCAAAAAGATGGGGACAAAAATATCAGACTCGGAAACCAGCTTGAGCAATTAATAAACGCCTGTCGAAAAGTGCTTGGTGTGTGA
- a CDS encoding ATP-binding protein: METKNSTLIISEDLLRLFEDIGEGIVVTNRFGEIVVMNSASERIFGVTRDVNLHKNSSHLLRGFCDPATKKHVQASNLPFNQTISTERPVEPREFLFRHPDGTEAYIQISTSPILGEDNVLTGALGILMDVTSRRKLEETLTQRNLQLSAINRIAMLLNRTIDFREVLEYSVRQTMDIFNGDAGAILLPDKSERRIFVAASANLNEEFLSEVHGSDVAATIFGKVLKSDVVESLNRGDNFEGLPRSLQKSVFDSVVIFPLKAKGKAVGVSALFSEVERALEDPQREIMEGIGTVIGAAIENARLHEETIQKTHLLESKNHELQQFTYAITHDLKSPILVIEGFAKELKRSGNLEVEQDVLIEAILSSSARLHSLVNDLLDLARVGSVEMVLDETDIGELVNSVLKELSIRMSERRIKVEQEGDFPKLYVVAKYIERVFMNLFDNAIKYMGDQPHPKITVGAQDKGDHYLFFVRDNGIGVQQEFHERIFAIFQRVKTSDTEKVEGSGLGLAFVKKIVDLCGGTVWVESAGKGKGSTFYFTLPKQ, encoded by the coding sequence GTGGAGACGAAAAATAGCACCCTGATCATCTCTGAAGATTTGTTGAGGCTGTTCGAGGACATCGGTGAGGGCATAGTGGTCACCAACAGGTTCGGAGAAATTGTGGTCATGAACAGCGCCTCCGAACGGATTTTCGGCGTGACGAGAGACGTCAACCTTCACAAAAATTCGTCCCACTTGCTTCGCGGCTTCTGCGATCCTGCCACAAAAAAGCATGTCCAGGCCTCAAATCTGCCATTCAACCAAACAATTTCTACGGAGCGCCCGGTTGAGCCTCGTGAGTTTCTTTTCAGACATCCCGACGGTACTGAGGCTTATATACAGATATCTACTTCTCCTATTTTGGGTGAAGATAATGTCCTTACGGGCGCCCTCGGGATCCTGATGGATGTTACCAGCCGCCGCAAACTTGAAGAAACTCTTACTCAAAGAAACCTTCAGCTCAGTGCGATAAACAGAATCGCCATGCTTCTCAACCGCACAATCGATTTCAGAGAAGTGCTTGAGTATTCGGTCAGGCAGACGATGGACATTTTTAATGGCGACGCGGGGGCGATACTTTTACCGGACAAAAGCGAACGGAGAATTTTTGTCGCGGCGAGCGCGAATCTTAACGAAGAATTTCTTTCGGAGGTTCACGGGTCCGACGTGGCCGCGACCATCTTCGGAAAAGTGTTGAAATCCGACGTTGTCGAGTCGCTAAACCGCGGCGATAATTTTGAAGGGCTTCCCCGCTCTTTGCAGAAATCTGTTTTTGATTCAGTAGTGATTTTCCCTCTCAAGGCTAAAGGAAAAGCGGTGGGCGTCAGTGCGCTATTCAGTGAAGTAGAGAGAGCGCTCGAAGATCCTCAGCGCGAGATCATGGAAGGAATCGGCACCGTGATCGGCGCGGCGATAGAAAATGCGCGGCTGCACGAGGAGACCATTCAAAAAACGCACCTTCTTGAAAGCAAGAATCACGAGCTTCAGCAGTTTACTTATGCGATTACGCACGACTTGAAATCTCCGATCCTCGTTATCGAAGGATTTGCAAAGGAGCTCAAGCGCAGCGGAAATCTAGAGGTTGAGCAGGATGTTCTGATCGAGGCTATCCTCTCATCCTCGGCGAGACTGCACTCTCTCGTCAATGATCTTCTCGACCTGGCAAGAGTCGGGAGCGTTGAAATGGTGCTCGACGAGACGGACATCGGCGAACTGGTCAACAGTGTTTTGAAAGAGCTGTCGATAAGGATGTCGGAAAGAAGAATAAAAGTAGAACAGGAAGGAGATTTCCCGAAGCTCTACGTCGTCGCCAAATACATCGAGCGGGTCTTTATGAATTTATTTGACAATGCGATTAAATATATGGGCGACCAGCCGCACCCGAAGATCACGGTCGGGGCGCAAGACAAGGGCGACCACTATCTCTTTTTTGTGCGCGACAACGGAATCGGCGTTCAGCAGGAATTTCATGAGAGGATATTTGCAATTTTCCAGAGAGTGAAAACAAGCGACACCGAGAAAGTCGAAGGAAGCGGACTGGGTTTAGCATTTGTCAAAAAGATTGTCGATCTGTGCGGTGGAACCGTTTGGGTTGAATCTGCCGGCAAAGGGAAAGGCTCAACCTTTTATTTTACTCTGCCTAAACAGTAA
- the rpsT gene encoding 30S ribosomal protein S20: protein MAQHKSAEKRARQSTGRRAINKEAKSKMKTLLKNVRAEKDREKAASALKEAVSTLDKLASKGLIHKNKAANQKSKLTRHVNKLSGTKS, encoded by the coding sequence ATGGCACAACACAAATCGGCAGAAAAAAGAGCTCGCCAAAGCACAGGACGACGGGCGATAAACAAAGAAGCAAAATCAAAGATGAAAACCCTTTTAAAGAATGTCCGCGCCGAGAAAGACAGAGAGAAAGCCGCATCCGCTCTAAAGGAAGCTGTTTCTACTCTCGACAAGCTGGCTTCAAAAGGTTTGATACATAAGAACAAAGCCGCAAACCAGAAATCAAAATTGACGCGGCATGTCAACAAATTGAGCGGAACTAAAAGTTAG
- a CDS encoding flagellar export chaperone FliS, whose product MEAVAYKPKRAFEGYKKNEIMGLTPVQLILKLYDYVIVNSKRRDLSKVNAGLTQLIAALDFEYKETSLGFFRLYRYCQSEARKGNFEEVENVIRELRSAWSEAFKLS is encoded by the coding sequence ATGGAAGCCGTAGCATATAAACCAAAGCGTGCGTTTGAAGGATACAAGAAGAATGAAATAATGGGCCTCACGCCCGTTCAACTGATTCTCAAATTGTACGATTATGTTATTGTGAACAGCAAAAGACGCGATCTGTCTAAAGTGAATGCGGGTCTGACGCAGCTCATTGCGGCGCTAGATTTCGAATATAAAGAGACTTCTCTCGGTTTTTTTCGTTTGTATAGATACTGCCAGAGCGAGGCGAGAAAAGGTAATTTTGAGGAAGTCGAGAATGTAATCCGCGAGCTTCGCTCCGCATGGTCAGAAGCTTTCAAGTTATCATAA
- a CDS encoding DinB family protein: MNKSDILELLQYDRWAKERLLVSLEQMKQEDFEKDLHSSHGGVRGTLLHILNAENAWLRRLRGESAQPLDESKLKNLDDFKQEWSRLDGELSALLNELNDRQLEERFDYQDMKGNKYSNPRVWAFQQLLNHFSYHRGQIVTMQRQLGYKPANTDLIGFYREKEKSGPSA, translated from the coding sequence TTGAACAAAAGCGATATCCTTGAACTTTTACAATACGACCGCTGGGCGAAGGAACGCCTTCTTGTTTCACTTGAACAAATGAAGCAGGAAGATTTCGAGAAGGATCTGCATTCGAGTCATGGAGGAGTACGAGGAACTCTGCTGCATATACTGAATGCAGAGAACGCATGGCTGCGAAGGTTGCGCGGTGAATCCGCCCAACCGCTTGACGAGTCCAAATTGAAAAACCTTGATGATTTCAAGCAAGAATGGAGCAGGCTTGATGGAGAACTATCTGCTCTATTAAACGAATTAAATGATCGTCAGCTCGAGGAGCGGTTCGACTATCAGGATATGAAGGGAAATAAATATTCGAATCCGCGCGTCTGGGCATTTCAGCAGTTGCTTAACCATTTCTCCTATCACCGCGGACAGATCGTGACAATGCAAAGACAACTCGGCTATAAACCTGCCAATACGGATTTGATAGGTTTTTACAGAGAGAAAGAAAAAAGTGGGCCATCAGCTTGA
- a CDS encoding response regulator, with product MSDLLILDFLPILFVVAAIIIVIYLRSYSRRKIPAGMIGTHPMTERFLKVFLSTLSEVMAADEPDKSLPAVADGIMQTFDCSVFMFKRTNESARLVCYAGNDIDSISNLLIKLGIRLDVNAIPLRGGRAKVFKGEYYEFEDPFPLMGDFATSAVCKKIQSELGFDLISTLSVKAESGDYLILSLLPSRIHDARTFFGQFGSLFKYAVYLSNLRSRLEVFEKRFDEQFIKMKNEFIEKEGEHLHLYDVMPIPACILDESGIITEANQALRDLFGRGTDAIGQPLSSIMEEETRQNFVEFLLSLKIRRDDSFPLKVSDRYFKARIISLDDNNQIVVYLFDETAGVNIKAELDRTIDTLRKENELADKLTVEEKKHSEDVVKNSPIPTLAIHAGKIEFASESLKRIFTITDSADEFTSCNGIPTLSESDSTFETPASDGRTFSVSQWSSGEYHYLAFSDVTDLKKAAEDSRKISFNAEKLFNSIFPTARVVENKIVEWNGGFESLLKDFLANEKSFDGFLRYLSESPEAIKSELRSKNVVTRTCHATDRKNLNVCLSAAADSIFIFVEDITEQENLRQELRNTQNLLANSIEFFSEEPIFILENGTVSAANLAAREKLAVKLNESLNIDTLFSGLGALNRTSTVELDGKFFRIESATLSNSTVFHLREVTEGVVQRAEINKLKHHHDLLKELATSEQYENILTNLKEILAGETSPKLICAGILYAARESADVYLLTVATDKIEPSLSLSLTQADMSFAGNGGLFSRAQLPDTSFSNIVSAGGDSRLAIESTPVGDICGFASAAIPENSPEQNEGIDQEAIDELREILSVASSTAADIYTRLSAQRKFEESGKVTRALVGLTGISDGSLGEISKKTVDLLKQVFTADSIAIYSIDGPRLTLSTINGSLPSTVSIPSIKFGMMVPAAQLAADPSFVKGEEVFSSEGVYFCLKSRQQNLALMFKFVGVTPAPSELNAVSSIALDLLESKRAAETHARTASDLSGESRLMNDFITGLSKADDPNEVLTILEDYLKQRDKGSSVSAAKDAQSSVKPLDVVQKDGGELYEANFLTFGIGVIEIKTSADPLAQMMIQLTFDKLRSLLASELPAARDNSAELQTKLDKANSDLSTLRDSVDKIPATMRNARIEIDGVLSRLSFVQGDEKIIEEIKMRLASATKDLSIDLDSSYTNQDAIFESIRSGVMEHEAASERIRNFDISALTEFRAESTVSELIKDIFVNFIIISEVPDCEVLMMTALPSPSELADGKGKHIGVRLTTRQGAVLRDDTIKSNGSIQALVNKIEKMGYQVDTRALGNELTTDVCEVKRVEMPKGESAILIEDDRALLEEESQYLLQIYSRLKVAGDAVEAAKIFESEKFSAAFVDLSLPSINGKEVCQQIKKTQPECMTILLTNREGEDKSNGVDHIMLRPMTEEAVRNLIGK from the coding sequence ATGAGCGATCTACTCATTTTAGATTTTCTGCCAATTCTTTTCGTCGTCGCGGCAATCATAATCGTTATCTATTTGAGGTCGTACTCCAGGCGTAAAATCCCCGCGGGGATGATCGGGACCCACCCCATGACAGAGAGATTTCTGAAAGTGTTTCTGTCCACACTATCGGAAGTCATGGCCGCAGATGAACCAGACAAATCTCTTCCCGCAGTAGCAGACGGGATCATGCAAACTTTCGATTGCAGTGTATTCATGTTCAAACGTACGAACGAATCTGCGCGGCTAGTTTGCTACGCGGGCAACGACATAGATAGTATCTCAAATCTCCTTATAAAACTCGGAATCAGACTCGATGTTAACGCGATTCCGCTGCGCGGAGGCAGAGCGAAAGTGTTCAAGGGCGAATACTATGAGTTCGAAGATCCGTTTCCCTTGATGGGAGATTTTGCGACCTCTGCGGTTTGTAAGAAAATTCAATCAGAGCTTGGCTTCGATCTGATCTCGACCCTCTCCGTCAAGGCAGAATCCGGAGATTATTTAATCTTATCGCTTCTTCCTTCAAGAATCCATGATGCCCGGACCTTTTTCGGACAATTCGGTTCGCTCTTCAAATATGCCGTTTACCTTTCAAATCTAAGGAGCAGACTTGAGGTATTTGAAAAGAGGTTCGACGAGCAGTTCATCAAAATGAAGAATGAGTTTATTGAAAAGGAAGGCGAGCATCTTCACCTGTATGACGTCATGCCGATCCCCGCATGTATTCTCGATGAAAGCGGCATCATAACGGAAGCCAACCAGGCGCTGAGGGATTTGTTCGGCAGAGGCACAGATGCTATAGGACAACCGTTGTCCTCAATAATGGAAGAGGAAACCCGGCAGAATTTCGTAGAATTCTTACTCAGCCTTAAGATAAGAAGGGATGATAGCTTTCCTCTTAAAGTTTCAGATAGGTATTTCAAGGCAAGGATAATTTCTCTGGATGACAATAATCAAATTGTAGTTTATCTGTTCGACGAGACTGCGGGCGTAAACATCAAAGCCGAACTTGACAGAACCATAGATACCCTTCGTAAGGAAAATGAACTTGCTGATAAACTGACCGTCGAAGAGAAAAAACATTCGGAAGACGTCGTAAAGAATTCTCCCATACCGACTTTAGCCATCCATGCCGGCAAAATCGAATTTGCCAGCGAATCCTTGAAACGAATTTTCACGATCACAGACTCTGCCGATGAGTTCACCTCCTGTAATGGAATCCCGACGCTCTCCGAATCGGATTCGACTTTTGAAACACCGGCTTCAGACGGACGAACATTCTCTGTGTCACAATGGAGCAGCGGCGAGTATCATTACTTAGCGTTCAGTGATGTCACAGATCTTAAAAAGGCGGCGGAGGATTCGAGGAAGATTTCCTTCAACGCCGAAAAATTGTTCAACAGCATATTCCCTACCGCTCGTGTAGTAGAAAATAAGATAGTCGAATGGAACGGTGGATTCGAAAGTTTGCTGAAAGATTTCCTAGCCAATGAGAAAAGCTTTGATGGTTTTCTACGTTACCTAAGCGAATCTCCGGAGGCAATCAAATCCGAGCTTCGCTCAAAGAATGTCGTCACAAGGACCTGCCACGCAACCGACCGCAAAAATCTCAACGTGTGCCTGTCCGCCGCCGCGGATTCCATCTTCATTTTCGTCGAAGACATTACGGAACAGGAGAATCTCAGACAGGAACTGCGGAACACCCAAAACCTCCTCGCGAATTCGATCGAGTTTTTCTCAGAAGAGCCGATATTCATTTTGGAGAACGGAACAGTGTCTGCGGCAAATCTCGCTGCGCGGGAAAAACTCGCCGTCAAATTGAATGAGTCGCTCAACATTGACACTCTCTTTTCCGGACTAGGCGCCCTCAATCGCACCAGCACTGTCGAACTTGATGGGAAATTCTTCAGGATAGAAAGTGCGACTCTGAGTAACTCAACCGTATTTCATCTAAGGGAAGTAACCGAAGGGGTTGTCCAGCGCGCGGAGATAAACAAGCTCAAGCATCACCATGACCTGTTGAAAGAGCTTGCCACTTCGGAACAATACGAAAACATTCTTACCAATTTGAAAGAGATACTCGCAGGCGAAACTTCGCCGAAATTAATCTGCGCCGGAATTTTGTACGCCGCCAGAGAAAGTGCCGATGTATATTTGCTCACGGTTGCAACGGACAAGATCGAGCCCTCATTATCGTTGAGTCTAACCCAGGCAGACATGTCCTTCGCGGGAAATGGAGGATTGTTTTCGAGGGCCCAGCTTCCAGACACATCTTTTTCAAATATCGTTTCTGCAGGTGGGGACTCTAGACTAGCCATAGAGAGTACGCCGGTAGGAGACATCTGCGGCTTCGCTTCCGCCGCAATTCCCGAAAATTCCCCGGAACAAAATGAGGGAATCGATCAGGAAGCGATTGACGAGCTACGTGAAATCCTGAGCGTCGCTTCTTCGACTGCAGCAGACATATACACGCGCTTGTCGGCCCAAAGAAAGTTCGAGGAGAGCGGGAAAGTTACCCGGGCACTAGTAGGCTTGACAGGCATAAGTGATGGGAGCCTCGGCGAAATATCCAAGAAAACTGTTGACCTCCTCAAACAGGTTTTCACAGCAGACTCCATCGCGATATATTCCATTGACGGGCCGAGATTGACATTATCCACCATCAATGGAAGTTTACCCAGCACAGTTTCGATCCCAAGTATCAAATTTGGCATGATGGTTCCGGCAGCGCAACTCGCCGCCGATCCATCTTTCGTCAAAGGTGAAGAGGTGTTTTCATCGGAGGGAGTGTACTTCTGTCTTAAATCGCGGCAGCAGAATCTAGCACTGATGTTCAAGTTTGTCGGAGTGACCCCCGCGCCGTCCGAACTCAATGCCGTTTCTTCAATCGCTCTTGATTTGCTCGAGTCAAAACGAGCCGCCGAAACTCATGCAAGAACAGCGTCCGATTTGTCCGGTGAGTCCAGACTAATGAACGATTTCATAACGGGCCTCTCCAAAGCGGATGATCCAAATGAAGTCCTGACAATTCTCGAGGATTATCTCAAACAACGAGACAAGGGTTCTTCAGTTTCAGCAGCGAAGGACGCTCAGAGTTCGGTGAAACCTTTGGATGTAGTTCAGAAAGATGGCGGAGAACTCTACGAGGCAAACTTTTTGACTTTCGGAATTGGGGTCATCGAGATCAAAACTTCCGCAGATCCGCTTGCGCAGATGATGATTCAGCTCACGTTTGACAAGCTCAGGAGTCTCCTCGCATCGGAACTCCCTGCGGCGCGGGATAATTCCGCGGAGCTGCAAACAAAACTTGACAAAGCGAACTCGGATCTGTCGACTCTCCGCGATTCTGTGGACAAGATCCCGGCGACAATGAGAAATGCCCGGATCGAGATCGACGGCGTGCTGTCGAGGCTCTCGTTTGTTCAGGGCGACGAGAAAATAATCGAGGAAATAAAAATGCGGCTTGCTTCCGCAACAAAAGATTTATCGATAGATCTCGACAGCTCGTATACGAACCAAGATGCCATCTTCGAGAGCATCAGGAGTGGCGTCATGGAACACGAAGCTGCCTCAGAACGAATAAGGAACTTCGATATTTCGGCATTGACTGAGTTCAGGGCAGAGTCAACCGTTTCCGAATTGATAAAAGATATTTTCGTCAACTTTATTATCATATCAGAAGTTCCGGATTGTGAGGTGTTGATGATGACCGCCCTCCCAAGTCCGAGCGAGCTTGCGGATGGAAAAGGGAAACACATCGGAGTCAGGCTTACGACCCGGCAAGGTGCCGTATTAAGGGACGATACGATAAAAAGTAACGGAAGTATTCAAGCACTGGTGAATAAAATTGAGAAGATGGGATATCAAGTTGACACGCGGGCGCTCGGCAACGAACTTACCACCGATGTCTGTGAGGTCAAGAGAGTCGAGATGCCGAAAGGAGAGAGTGCAATTCTAATCGAAGATGACCGCGCGCTGCTTGAAGAAGAGTCGCAGTACCTTCTTCAGATTTATTCGCGTCTGAAAGTTGCCGGCGACGCGGTTGAAGCGGCCAAAATTTTTGAGTCGGAGAAGTTTTCCGCTGCCTTCGTTGACCTCAGTCTTCCATCGATAAACGGCAAAGAGGTCTGTCAGCAGATCAAGAAAACGCAGCCCGAATGTATGACGATACTTTTGACGAACCGCGAGGGTGAGGACAAATCAAATGGCGTCGACCATATAATGCTGCGGCCGATGACAGAAGAGGCAGTACGAAATCTCATCGGGAAGTAA
- the fliD gene encoding flagellar filament capping protein FliD, whose protein sequence is MSSVTLNTNSSSSSSIDQLVSEYITSISQPVYQLQSQQSSINSLISTYKSIQSNLSSFQSQTTSLKTVGSLSPLAAKTVSSSDPSIVTATAQATAASGTHSLLVTQLAKYDTLVSNQLSQSGTDISAAAGTGTLTFSINGSNNKINVGVNSGDSNSTVMANIAAAVNAASIGVTASVVNDTSSTARLVFTSSKSGSANAINVADISGNLLQDVGWTNSIISGRTASTGTSGGYINSSIDLLDANFTLDGIEITRGSNTITDVLNGVTLSLGGTQQPTDDPVTLTIAPDTNAIQSTVQNFINSYNTLISSLTQNMRDTTSSSSGSSNAAVTRAPLAGDVTFMNLQMALQNILMSPVNSVKSGNPNSLNAIGITLNNDGTLSLGDQSTFTSALTSNPSAVSDLFNSTDGVAVQLDNLVKSFSQPGGVMDQKINGSQDQINSMNDMINSMQSSINIQADAMRSQFTAYESLLIQLNQTQSSLSSIWSNMSTSGLL, encoded by the coding sequence ATGTCTTCCGTAACATTGAACACAAACTCATCATCGAGCTCTTCAATCGACCAGCTCGTCTCAGAATATATTACTTCAATCAGCCAGCCAGTCTACCAGCTTCAGTCGCAGCAGTCAAGTATCAATTCACTCATTTCCACTTACAAGAGCATACAGTCGAATCTGTCAAGTTTTCAATCGCAAACAACAAGTTTGAAGACCGTCGGGTCTCTGTCTCCACTCGCAGCGAAAACGGTCTCGTCCTCGGATCCCTCTATTGTTACCGCTACTGCACAAGCGACTGCCGCATCGGGAACTCATAGTTTATTAGTAACACAATTAGCGAAATATGACACGCTGGTATCGAATCAATTGTCGCAATCTGGGACGGATATTTCCGCCGCTGCCGGCACCGGGACTCTCACATTTTCCATAAATGGATCAAATAATAAGATTAATGTCGGTGTAAATTCAGGCGATTCCAACTCAACCGTGATGGCAAATATCGCCGCCGCAGTGAATGCAGCCAGCATAGGAGTCACAGCTTCAGTCGTCAACGATACGAGTTCCACCGCGAGGCTCGTGTTCACGAGCAGCAAAAGCGGCTCAGCAAATGCGATCAACGTCGCCGACATTTCCGGAAATCTGCTCCAGGATGTCGGCTGGACAAACAGCATCATCAGCGGACGCACCGCGTCTACGGGAACAAGCGGAGGATACATCAACAGCTCCATCGATTTGTTGGATGCTAACTTTACATTAGACGGCATCGAGATCACACGGGGTTCGAACACGATCACTGATGTTCTCAACGGCGTAACCTTAAGCCTTGGGGGCACACAGCAGCCTACAGACGATCCGGTAACGCTGACGATCGCACCGGACACGAACGCAATCCAATCTACCGTTCAGAATTTTATCAATTCTTATAACACACTGATTTCGTCATTAACACAAAACATGAGGGACACCACAAGCAGTTCTTCTGGCAGTTCCAATGCTGCGGTCACCCGTGCCCCGCTTGCGGGCGACGTTACATTCATGAACCTGCAGATGGCATTGCAGAATATTCTAATGAGCCCGGTAAATTCCGTGAAAAGCGGTAACCCTAATTCGTTGAACGCAATTGGCATAACTCTCAATAATGACGGAACCCTTTCCCTCGGCGACCAGTCCACATTTACGAGCGCTTTGACCTCGAACCCTTCGGCCGTGAGCGATTTATTCAATTCTACTGACGGAGTTGCCGTGCAGCTCGACAACCTGGTGAAATCATTTTCACAGCCGGGTGGAGTGATGGACCAAAAGATAAACGGATCGCAGGACCAGATCAATTCGATGAATGACATGATAAACTCGATGCAATCAAGCATTAACATTCAGGCTGATGCCATGCGCAGTCAATTCACCGCGTATGAGTCACTCTTGATTCAGCTGAACCAAACCCAAAGCTCTCTCAGCAGCATCTGGAGTAACATGTCAACAAGTGGTTTGTTGTAG
- a CDS encoding flagellin, whose product MASYEDGFRIATNVGAMNAYNALNSINQQLQTAQLELATGKRVNSAGDDPAGYTIGMKLSARSAGLSQALTNVGDAQSVLSTAEGGLQAINNILVNVKTLVMEAGNAGLGSDELQALVTQVNDYMNEIGQTISQTKFNGKALIDTTFTGESFQVGADSGDTLSVSISTAVDSSALSMNAISTANIASALSSVDSAINTVSSVLQYVGSLESRLSFKTQVLNTSITNVDAAASGIMDADIAKVQVNATKLQILEQTATVQLAQANSIPAGILKLFQ is encoded by the coding sequence ATGGCATCCTATGAGGATGGATTCCGTATAGCGACCAACGTTGGCGCTATGAACGCGTATAACGCGTTAAACTCAATCAATCAACAGCTTCAAACAGCACAGCTTGAACTCGCGACTGGAAAGCGTGTCAACAGCGCTGGAGACGATCCTGCCGGGTATACAATCGGCATGAAATTGTCGGCCCGTTCCGCAGGATTAAGCCAGGCTCTGACGAACGTAGGCGATGCTCAAAGCGTCCTTTCAACAGCTGAAGGCGGCTTGCAAGCAATCAACAATATTTTAGTCAACGTGAAAACGTTGGTTATGGAAGCCGGCAACGCAGGATTAGGTTCCGACGAACTTCAGGCCCTCGTCACCCAGGTCAATGACTACATGAATGAAATCGGTCAGACAATTTCCCAGACGAAATTCAACGGGAAAGCCCTGATCGATACGACATTCACCGGCGAGTCGTTCCAGGTCGGCGCTGACAGTGGAGATACCCTGTCCGTCAGTATATCGACCGCGGTTGACTCTTCCGCGTTGAGCATGAACGCCATAAGCACTGCGAACATCGCTTCTGCGCTTTCGAGCGTGGACAGCGCTATCAACACTGTTTCATCGGTGTTGCAGTATGTCGGTTCTCTTGAGTCCCGGTTGAGCTTCAAGACGCAAGTGCTCAACACATCGATCACAAACGTCGATGCTGCTGCGAGCGGAATAATGGATGCTGACATTGCGAAGGTGCAGGTCAACGCAACTAAGCTCCAGATCCTAGAGCAAACTGCTACCGTGCAGTTGGCGCAGGCGAATTCCATACCTGCTGGAATTTTGAAACTGTTCCAATAA